DNA from Branchiostoma lanceolatum isolate klBraLanc5 chromosome 9, klBraLanc5.hap2, whole genome shotgun sequence:
tggtacaaaacactatccactcacaaacatacgTGTCACTatctcttcacaaacatacctgtccttggtactaaacactatccactcacaaacatatctgtcactatctcttcacaaacatacctgtccttggtactaaacactatccactcacaaacatatctgtcactatctcttcacaaacatacctgtccttggcactaaacactatccactcacaaacatatctgtcactatctcttcacaaacatacctgtccttggtactaaacactatccactcacaaacatatctgtcactatctcttcacaaacatacctgtcgtTGGCactaaacactatccactcacaaacatatctgtcactatctcttcacaaacatacctgcccttggtactaaacactatccactcacaaacatatctgtcactatctcttcacaaacatacctgcccttggtactaaacactatccactcacaaacatatctgtcactatctcttcacaaacatacctgtccttggtactaaacactatccactcacaaacatatctgtcactatctcttcacaaacatacctgcccTTGGTAataaacactatccactcacaaacatatctgtcactatctcttcacaaacatacctgtccttggtactaaacactatccactcaccaACATATCTGTCACTatctcttcacaaacatacctgtccttggtactaaacactatccactcacaaacatatctgtcaatatctcttcacaaacatacctgtccttggtactaaacactatccactcacaaacatatctgtcactatctcttcacaaacatacctgtccttggtactaaacactatccactcacaaacatacatgtcactatctcttcacaaacatacctgtccttggtactaaacactatccactcacaaacatatctgtcactatctcttcacaaacatacctgtccttggtactaaacactatccactcataaacatatctgtcactatctcttcacaaacatacctgtccttggtactaaacactatccactaacaaacatatctgtcaatatctcttcacaaacatacctgcccttggtacaaaacactatccactcataaacatatctgtcactatctcttcacaaacatacctgtccttggtactaaacactatccactcacaaacatatctgtcactatctcttcacaaacatacctgtccttggtactaaacactatccactcataaacatatctgtcactatctcttcacaaacatacctgtccttggtactaaacactatccactcacaaacatatctgtcaatatctcttcacaaacatacctgcccttggtacaaaacactatccactcataaacatatctgtcactatctcttcacaaacatacctgcccttggtactaaacactatccactcacaaaccTTTTCTTGATGCTGGACAGAATCCACTCAAAAACATTTCCGTCACTGCCCATTCACAAACagttcttggtactgaacactatccactcataaacatatctgtcactatctcttcacaaacatatctgtccttggtactgaccaccatccactcacaaacatacatgtccaTGATGAATACTATTTACCATGGTGTATTTTGCATTGCAAATTGTGTATTTGAATAGGCTCCACACCAAGCAAAAACATTCTTTAAAGAAGCAAACAATGCTTAATCATTGTGATTATATACAGttgaaatatacaatgtatttaacATTAgctttgtttgcttctcaaaagaacattTTTCACAAGCTTTGGTGTCAGGTTTTGAACTGGCTGCCATGTTCACATAACAAGCCTTTGAGCTCATTGAAGGTATCTAATTTGTTTACCTGAATCACCTAACAGCACATAACAGAAAATCATTTGTTATAGTAGAATCTGTATAATCCATTGAAACATTGGCAAACCATTGCATTACCTTTCTGCATCTTTTCTCTTAGACGTCTTTTTAATTGAATTGCCAATAGAGTATGCATCTTACATCACTGATTGATATATAATATTCAATAACAAGCATTTGTTTATCTTGAGTAACACCAATCTAAACACAATAAGAGTTCTTACCATTTGTATGTTCCTGACTGCACATGACAGTGACATATGCACATGAATGTACATGACAATCTTCTTTGAGCAATAGTATGTGCTGTACTGTCTTATGAAGAATAGAATACAAATATGGAATGACAGTTGGCTGAGTGTTGTTTATCATGATGACCTTGCACTACTCTCCAGCCTTCATCAACCACCAATGACAAAAGGGAACAGAATAAAGTGTCTATCAGTTTACCTGGAACAGAATTGTCTACAGCAGAAGTTTCAATTTCATCATCTGTATTTATTAGTTTACCAAGCTGATGAATCTGTCTGACCTTACATGTCCAATCAAAATGAACACTTCTCATTCAACATGTAGACTGTACAATTTCGAGTGTAAAATACAGGTAGCTATTTCTTTACAGCTTGCCCAGTTAGCAACCTAGGTCCAAAATCAGATTTGTTCATCTTTGATCATACTGCCTGCCCTCCATCTTTGGTACATATCACAAACATGCAATGACAGCAGATCCTTACATTTGGGGCTGATATTCTCAAAATGTCAGACTTAGCCAGCAACCTTCCAGCTTGACTCTACATTGGGAGTACACTGACCTATACTTACAACCTTCattcatcatcagtcgacggggttataccaccCTTACAACCTAGTCCTTCAAATTCATCTAAGGTTGCAAACATTTGGGGTGATGTATTTTTTCTACACCTAGATATTTCATATGTTGTAAGAAAATGATAGTATGAGAATGTATATAATGATTGATTGTCCTTCTAGATGTTCAATTCTCTGTGGATTTCAGCACACAGACTGATTCTTTGTTCTTTGTCGACTAGTGCACTGAAGTACGAGTTTTGCCACAGCACAAGAAAACCTCCATGGCTGGTTCCTGGCAGTTTTGACCATGTTCACTGCTGCCATGTTTCAGGCCTGCAGGCTGCTGACACCGCTGGGTAGTCTGTAGTGTTGAGCGCGTGACACCACGCTGATGTGCCGTGTTCTGTGGAGTCTCCGCAGTCTGTGGGCGACACTTACTGTCTCTACTGCTGCTGAAAGACCGTCCGTCCTCAGCAGTACTAGAACTGAACAAAAGTCCCGCAGCGCTCATGTTCACTCCAGCGGCCACCTCCTGATGCCCCGTCAGCTGCTCTGCTAGATTAGGTGTGGAGGAGGTGTTCCTTAAACCCTGGTACCGCTGTTTTTTCTTGGACCGTTTCTTCTTTGTGCCATCTGTGCCCTAAAAGATCAGGGTAAAGCAGCATTAAGCCATCAATTATTATGACTGAAACTTCTTTATTTTGCCagaataaatgtaaaatataaaaaaatctatCTGCTTCGAAGTGTAGTGTGCTgggtccagtggttagtgaccctacCTCTGGATCAAGAAGTCTTGAGTTCGAAACCCAGAAAAGTTGGGAAActtattttgtttatcattatcatgtctTGAAAAGCTTATCTAATTCCCTTTAAAATGATGACTGTGTATTTTGTCCTTATCACAAAATCATTATGAAATGAGCACTATCACTGATTAAATGGGTTGGTCAGAAAtaaaaattgccaaatttctCTGAAAAATATGTCTCCAAAATGTACTTAATTTTTCCTTATGCCAAATGATTTCACATGTATTAATAACATTAGAGTCAAATGgaacatcatgatcatcatctgTGTTTTGCACCTGAATCATTGAAGCATCCTACAGTTGCACTCAGTTGTTAAAGAGATAAACAAAATCATCATAATGGCATAAAGCATAATCATAACAACTACACTGATAAGATCAATCAAactcaagtttccaaactttgagTTTAGatcacaaagtaaaaaaaaaggtactcaATTATGTTGGAATACAGTAATCTATTTTTTCATCCTTTTGTATGGCACAGTTATTACTGTACctgtaaaacaaacattttcctTATTTGTTTCAAGACTGAGATTAACAATGGTACTAATTTGTCTACTCTCTCTACTCGGAATGAACAATGCCCCAGTGACTGGTACAAAGTGACTGCTGCTGTGTGGGATGTTGTTGAGATCAGGAGCCACCAGGACaggacagcaacaacaaaatcagCAGAGAACGGAGAGATCACAACAATAGCTGTACAGACGCAGATAATCCCACTTTTAAAGTCTATGACATCACAGCGCTGCCTGATAACTTTTCCACTGGTGGAATATCCTTACCTTCATCTGTCTATTACACTGTGGTTCCACAATAACAAACTTGTCTGCTTCACCATCTGTACGCAAAGACAAAAGGAGATTGTGTCAGTCTCTGGTCACACAGCACCCAGACCTGATGTAAACAACTTAAGAACACTGATGTGTGGACATTGATATGAACACATGCTCACGTATTCATAAGACTAGACATCATGTAACAGTTGATCCTCCCAATCACCACAGAATCTAGCATACAAACTGGTACCTGATCTGCGTGGAGACAGGTCCTGTGTCCGTGTTGTGTAGCTGTCCTGTAGATGTTCCTGAACCCTTCCCTCCTGACTGTTGACCAGCGGTGTTCTGTGTGCAGGTCGTGTGTGGATACAAACCATAAACACCACGGCTAGGCACAGTACCTCCACTACCATCAGGAAAATGTGTCTTTCTATGACCTGAAGAGCAAAAGGAAAACAGGAAAGCTTGAAGTTAACAATCTCcctccatatacatgtatatgtacatgacattgtgtgtgGTCTGCTGGTTGTTGAAGCTAGCCTTGATCATTAATGTACTAAGTCTATATCTGTCAGTTGTGTCATTTTTTTACTTCCCTTTGAAATGAAGTTTGCATCGTTGGCTGAGCACCCAGCTGCCCATGTAGGCAGGTACCAGCTACCCAAATTTCCATTGAAAACTTGTGCATCATTTGCAATCTACAGTGCCAGATATACTCTTATAAACAGTCTCCTAACTTTTAATACAGAACACCTTGAAATGTCCAATGCACTCAGTGAGTATTACActacatggacatgtacatCTTATATTCTTTTATGCAGATTTTTGCTGCTGTTAATGCTTCTTTTGTCTGCTACAGAGTCTTCTGAGTTCTGACTATTGTTTTGTGTTGAATTGCCAACTGAATTtgtcttgtttatttgtataatttgacACTAAGGTATAAGAATTGATCCTCCCAAACAATCGGCCATGATGCTAACCCTGCGGATGCATGACCATTACAAATGGGGTATAAAGGTAAATagaaataaacaagctttcaaaTAAGAAGCAATGCTCATGATAAAGAGATAtctaaagtttcaaagtttttgtgTCCCAAGTtcttgtacaatcatgtagtatTACATGATATTGGACCGAAAGGTAACAAAGTAACATGAAAATGTACTGTTCAAGTCCTGTCCACAGGCTCCCCTAAACAAAGTCAACAATCATGGTACATTGTACAGGCCCACCTTCCTATGTAGGCTGTCTCTGTCAGTGTTGAGAGTTTGGATGTCAGCTGTCAGGTTGGTGATGCTGGCCGCCAGGTTTGCAATGATTTCCTGCTGACGAATATCCTGTCAAAAACAATCATTGATTAGCACAGACAGGGTTCACCAGCGGCTTTCCAGCTGAAACCTTCCATATCTACATCTTGTTGAGGCAGGAgcaacaaaatcaaacattcaGCATAAAATCATAACTTCAGGTCAATCTGAGCCGGACTATAAGAATCAAGTACAAAAATGCACAACCACGTATCCATGAGCTAGGCTTGGTCATCTGAAACACCTCATGGCCCAAATCCCACAGTAtaatgataaataaacaaacaaacaaacaaaacaatctgCTGAACAGGTAAACATTTAGGTTTTCAACATACATCTCTAACACAAACACAGCTCTGAATGAATAAACATGATAAAACATCTCACCCTCTCCTCAGCCTTTCTGGAGTTGTTGGTTAGTTTGGAAATGGTTTTGTTGAAGGCTTTCTGCATCTCATCCATCTGCTTACGGTACCTgagtacaacaacaaaaatcatcagtcAAAAAGTCAACTTATAACCACTTGTGTAGGAAACAGTAGTGTACGTCAACTCTGGCTGCTCACAGCtgtttaacccttgtcctgctgccgTTTTTTACGCAattcatcaatttgatttcttgatcaggtcattttcccttgatTTTTTCTGCACTGCTGGGGCATAGTTACGTTTCGCATTCGGTGCATTTCGCTGCGGTGTGAATaatacccccaacccgtacatataaGGGACCCACgtacaggctctgtaatgtgccaCCCATATTATATAAGGGTCCCACAAGACCAAGGTtaacatgaaaaaaagttggaaGTAATGACATGTACATTACCAAAAactaattttcttgtttttctttcaggaCAGAGTATCATATGGTAATGATCTTGTGATACAACCTACACAAAATTGACCTTCCTGATTTGATGTAGCAGCTCTCACCTCTGACTCAGCTCCTCCAGGTACCGGCTGCTCAGAGACATGTTCAGCTCCAGAGCCTTGATCCTGTTGTTCAGTCTCATGATCACAGACTCCTTGCCTGTGTGGCCTCCATGTGAAATGTGCTGAGCACTCGTGCTATTCTCATTCTTTTCAGCATAGAAGTCCGACGTGTTCTTGGTCTGCTTATCCAGACCATCCATGCTTCCATTCTGTACAGCTGCAGGGGCTGGCTCCGGCAGGCTGGGGTCCTGAGAATCTTGGATTGGATTTGCACTTGTGACAATATCATCTTTTAACTGTGCAGCATCTTCAACCTGTGCACTATctttatcatgtacatgtgtttgttttgtccCCCCATTCAGAGAAGAACCAGCATCAGATATACTTCCAGGAGTTTCTGACTCAGTCTGACCTAGAGCGCTGTCTGCCACTGGGGTTTCACTGCCGTCTGCACCGGTGCCTTCTGTAGTGGGTGTAGTAATGCTGGAGTCTTCCTCCTGCACAGCTGATGTTCTCTCACTCCCCTCCAGTGGAGCCGGGGTGCTGGAGGTCTGGAGCTGATCCTCCCCACCATCAACACCTCCTGGACTGGTACTGCTGTCATGTCCATGCTGTAAGGTGGGAGATGTGGTGGACATGTCTGTGTCTGCTTCAGGTACAGCCACCATGTTATTGTCTGAGATGACAGGAAGTGAACCTTTATCATCAGTGGGGTCAGTCAGGACCTGGTCTGTGCCAGCAGCAGAGGGCTCAATTTTCACACTCTGTTTGGATTTAATACTGATGTCCCCATCTTCATCATTCTTGCTAGGTTCAACAACATTTGAGGTTAATGATGTTCCCTCATCATCTTGTGTATCTGTTACAATGATCAGCTGATCTGTTGGAGGTGTGGAGATCTGCTGCTCTTCTTCACATGAGGTTTGCAGGATGAGCTGGTGGAACAAACACCAAGCATTCCCTTGACACTTCTGCACAGCCTGAAGTTCACTACAAGTTTGACACTGTTTGCTGACTGCCCCCTGTCTGTCCTGCGGGGTACTGCCCTCCACAATACCTGACTCCACCAGGGTAACGATCCCTTCTGACAACTTCTCATCCGCAGGATGAGCTGGTGTCTTCAGATCCGCTCTTCTGTCCTCCGTGTTGTCTACAAGACTGACAGTTGGTTGAATGGAGTTTTTGTCCTGAACAGAGTCGGTGTCTTCTTGCAAAGAGGGATCCAGTGGTAGAGAAGACAATGGTGGTGTTTGGTCCTCAGATATCTCTGAACTAAATATAAGGCAATCTGAATCAGTTTCAAATTTACATGACTTAAATCTTAACTGAAGATCTAGTAAAATGCTGATCTTAAGTTGAAACAACTTTTAATGTAATTTTCTGTGGCATTGTGTAGCGTAATGATTACCAGGTAGAGTGTTTGGGCCTAGAAACAAATTAATGTTCTCGGTCTAGAAACAAAAGTTCTTGTGTGGTGTAATGGATAGAGCGTCTAGATTCAAACGTTTTCTGtattttgcccttgggaaatgcacttggCTCAAGTGAAAATGACTACCGAGCCTCCgacgtacaaaatgtagtgttAGGACAGAGTTCAATGTACATCTACTCTAGGTACAAATGTGTGATGGGCAGATTAGTTAACAAAATGGAAATCAAAAGTTTTACTCAGAAGACACTTTCTTGCCACTTGTGTACATATTGCACAAATTTGATTtgaaataataacaatatttgATAAACGATACAACCAGTTTGCCTGACATGTATGAAGGGTGTTTTTCTATCTAAGAATAAGACCGAACAGCAGCCGTACTGTTTGCCTGTGGAGTGTGCAGTGCTGGTGGGAGTAGGCTGGATGCTTCTGCTCTCCTTCCCAGGACCGTCATGGTCTGGTACTGACACATTCACTGTTCTGTTAATGTCTGAAATTTAGAAGGAGAACTTGTGTCAGCATGGAAAATGTGGCAATATCATAATGGACTGACCATTGGTTCACTTGGCAGCTAGCTTACTCCAGATTTGGGAGTCTGTACCTACACATGTACTTCACACTGACATAAGCTGTGTTATTGTCTCTGTGGATGCTGCTCCCATATAGTTAGGCCTGACTCAGTACTCTaggtttttttctgttttctaggGGTTTACTAATACGCTGCCTAATGAAGATGTCAACAATCAAGACACTGTCTACAGTATAGGACACTGGTAGTCATTTCAGAAACAACAAAAGCCACATCAGTGACTTTGCTGAATCAGATGACATTGCCGTTCCCAAGTCACCAACGGCACACAGACACAGCCCACCAGATTAGTCTGATGATATTTAAACTAGGACTCGTCAGTAGTGTTCTTAAAACTGAGTATACATTCAAGTAAACCCTCAGTTATCATTGGAACACAAGTATACAAACAGCCAATACAACCTGTACATGTGTCCACATCTCAAATACAACAGACTGagtacactgtacaatatctTTGATTGATGATGGACTCTAGCCACTGTTGATGAAAGGCCCTTGTGTGGACCAAGACTTAGTTATGAAAATTATGCAAGGACTTGGCGAAGTTAGATAATTATAACTTCCACAAACATATCAACTTTGTCAATAACTCAATACCTGTGTGACAGCCTTACCATATGGAGGCGagtcatgataatgatgatgatgtaacagCTAAATTTGAGTtccatgtacatgatgtacttaACTACAGGGACAGGGTTCAAATACTCAAGGTTTGGTTCTCCTATAATATTGAACCAAGAGTTCAGGATACTTACTAGGGGCTCTCACTCTCTCCAAACCACTCTAAAAGTTTTCAATCTGCACCTGTTCATGCAGTGTTGGTGGTGCAGCTGTTGAACTCATGAATCTGACCAGATCTTGCCGACCATGCGGTTCATGATCTCTCAACTTGACAGTCCACACACAAATTTTCTCAAGTAATTGAGCTCCTGGTCTGGAGAGGGTCAAAGCTGACTTAATGTAGAAACTGTGCTCCTCTCAGGCAGGGTTCGAAGTCTGATTCTTTTCTTACTTACCCAGACAAGGTTCAGGGTACTCCAGCGTTGGTTCAAGAAAGGTTTTCTCCACTGAAACTTTTCCTTTTGCTTCATGAGGTTCTGTAGAGGCCATGCCGTCTGAAGGACCAGTAAACACCTTTGCAGCTTGCTTCacaatattcaaaactgcaTCTGTAAGGAAGGTGTGACAATAACAATCATTAAGCCTACAGACTCCAGCTGATGGGATATCCTTCCTTCCTTACTCATATCATCGCATATTGTCCTCAAATGTTGGCCTGCTGCATAGCAAGTTCTTTAGCCTCAATACCATTCTATCTTCTCTTTTCTCAGATTTACCACTCAATTTTTtctctgattaaaaaaaaaacatgtgcattgaatttaaaaaagctTACATTGTGGCCAGTGAAGTGATATCTATTTGAGTGGCAATATATACTTAGTGTGGTGATAACAACAGGGGGGAAACAAGACCCAAGTGATGAgtatttgacgaaggtatgcgGTCGTGGAACTCTTCAGATGTAGTTTGTAATTAGTCTCAGACTGATGGTGACTAAAACCTACGCTGTTAAAGACTATTATCACAACATGATCATCATGAACTTGGTTGGACTGGTGCAGGGGAGTCTCTTACCTTTGGCACTGCCAAACAGGTTGGAGTCAGGGGACAGCGGGACCGACTCATCTGGGAACAAGTCATCCTCAGGATCCACAACAGTCTCAGAGTGCTGCTCTGTCTCCTCTATCTCCTCTTCCATGCTGGTACCAAAGACTCTGTACATCCAACACACCACACACTGATTCACACACACGTCAGCTGGTACCAAAGACTCTGTACATCCAACACACCACACACTGATTCACACACACGTCACCAAAGACTCTGTACATCCAACACACCACACACTGATTCACACACACGTCAGCTGGTACCAAAGACTCTGTACATCCAACACACCACACACTGATTCACACACACGTCAGCTGGTACCAAAGACTCTGTACATCCAACACACCACACACTGATTCACACACAC
Protein-coding regions in this window:
- the LOC136441197 gene encoding SUN domain-containing ossification factor-like; this translates as MWNGLLAVLLLTLFLNSLYTTVQSSSPSEVSAEESVNRKQQTKQRSQDCPVYLVDMTTGECPGVSYPTAKSTSTNKGTGQSQNLQETAGSPSPRDEDRASPDQPVASQSKESALPSPAGEAVDDHAEPVPVSQHTEEPVPTTDQEHTEDSVKPDIKPLKDSQPQDVDTPSDGEAAGTVQPSEVSKGSDEEEADADVTKSKSIGDDAIPKSEKKMAVDEEHPDVDLATQEETSVTGTGDSTQEQRKSETGIIEAEDSGVEEKTEVTGTEDSADRQETDVTGTEEQTEVTGTEDSPDRQETDVTGTEEQTQVTGTEEQTEVTGTEDSAEEEDLVAHKEDDMPSFDEWKKRMLEQEEREKKQNSNGQSRQSVSTQGLKTQKGRHNYGSVECGAKILSANREVQHSSSVLVENKDMYMLNPCSAKIWFIVELCEPIQLKQIDIANFELFSSVPESFKVSTSERYPAREWQLLGTLHMTNERSIQSFPLDEKLFNKYLKVEMLSHYGSEHYCPLSLFRVFGTSMEEEIEETEQHSETVVDPEDDLFPDESVPLSPDSNLFGSAKDAVLNIVKQAAKVFTGPSDGMASTEPHEAKGKVSVEKTFLEPTLEYPEPCLDINRTVNVSVPDHDGPGKESRSIQPTPTSTAHSTGKHSEISEDQTPPLSSLPLDPSLQEDTDSVQDKNSIQPTVSLVDNTEDRRADLKTPAHPADEKLSEGIVTLVESGIVEGSTPQDRQGAVSKQCQTCSELQAVQKCQGNAWCLFHQLILQTSCEEEQQISTPPTDQLIIVTDTQDDEGTSLTSNVVEPSKNDEDGDISIKSKQSVKIEPSAAGTDQVLTDPTDDKGSLPVISDNNMVAVPEADTDMSTTSPTLQHGHDSSTSPGGVDGGEDQLQTSSTPAPLEGSERTSAVQEEDSSITTPTTEGTGADGSETPVADSALGQTESETPGSISDAGSSLNGGTKQTHVHDKDSAQVEDAAQLKDDIVTSANPIQDSQDPSLPEPAPAAVQNGSMDGLDKQTKNTSDFYAEKNENSTSAQHISHGGHTGKESVIMRLNNRIKALELNMSLSSRYLEELSQRYRKQMDEMQKAFNKTISKLTNNSRKAEERDIRQQEIIANLAASITNLTADIQTLNTDRDSLHRKVIERHIFLMVVEVLCLAVVFMVCIHTRPAHRTPLVNSQEGRVQEHLQDSYTTRTQDLSPRRSDGEADKFVIVEPQCNRQMKGTDGTKKKRSKKKQRYQGLRNTSSTPNLAEQLTGHQEVAAGVNMSAAGLLFSSSTAEDGRSFSSSRDSKCRPQTAETPQNTAHQRGVTRSTLQTTQRCQQPAGLKHGSSEHGQNCQEPAMEVFLCCGKTRTSVH